The genomic stretch aatgtaataaaaatcatatgattacatttaaaattcttgtttattgattttgataACACTACATTATTCTACAGGCTTTATAGtaacaaattttgataaaataaaagcaacCATTATAGTGCAAGAAACAAATATGGCAACAAATATATAGAAAGTGTCTTCGGAGAAAACATCAGTAAATGCTGGTATTTGGTTGTAAATCTCTTCCACCACATGAAGGTTACCTTTTGTTGATTTCGTCATTTTAATCACTTCTTTTTACCTTTCTTTTTCTCTAATTTTGTTTGTACGGTTGTTGATATCTGATCTTCCGGTGCTAATGatgatatatgtttatttaataattgtagtaATTCTAAACAAGTTAAATTGCCAGATTTAAAAGTTACTTTGTTAATTTTAGCAGTTTCTGAAAAGAACAAGTAGAtgagatataaaattaattgattttaaaatatgacttaCAAAAACCAAATGTAATATTTACCAGCTATAGAAGGCACTAGAGCAATATCAATTGTAGGCTCACTTCGGTCACAGACAATTTCTGTTTTGAGAGAACAATTGGGATTTGTGAGAATGATCTTTGGTGAGCTTAAATAATGTAGGAAGTTCCTgaaaaaagcaaacaaaatcgCTTATGTTTAGGTCATAATATtggctaaaaatattataagcactTCATGATTCTAAAAATACAGTAACAAGATCATTATTCGTTCGTAACGTTACAAAATGGCATTGTTGTTGTACGACAttgattttctatttaaatttaataaaacaacccTTACCTAGTGTGAGTAACATTTTCTCCGAATGGATCAAATTTAACTGTTATTCGTTTCGCTGCTTTGAGATTAACTCCCCGTAATTGTTTTCCAATTGCTGATACTACACCTCCAGAACGTCGTATCGTACCACTATATGGGatagacatattatttttcttctggAAAATGGGAAAGACTGAGAAAAATTATCTTTACCATAAACaagaacaattttttaatttactcccTTATTTTGGTGAGTGATATACAGCCAACGGCATATTTTgtcatcaaaaaataaatatatacatattttttggtttaagtttatttttaaagttaaatgttaatatttctacatttcttataattagtaaaaattgtttatttttattcaaacatagGCGGTGTTCTAAAATGCCCAAACTTTAAGTCAAAGTTCagagttttataataaacataaatccaTAGTCTATGATTGCTAACGTCAAAATAGCTAACCAAACGTCAATTTGCAGCATAGAGTGCAGTTTACAGCCCCATTAATTTATCacattgttacaatttttaacaCGAGGAATTTGTATATtcttattttcaagtttttgttgttttaataattatccaAGATGTACCCCGTTGGCCAACGTAAGCATCCATTTTCGAAATAATCTTTGCGACGACTTGGAAAGGCAGCATCATCCTTTGTTTGACTGCCCTAAATAATGTTCCAATTGACAAAATGGTTCTAATTTGTTACGAATTGTATAGATATCATaaatacgtaatttttttaatgtgatgtgtGGTTAATGTTGTACTAATTCGATAGCTCCAGCGGGGGAGACGAGTGCTGGTGCGGTGGGTGTGTCAGGAGCTGTGAGTGCAGCAGCGGGCACCACAAGTGCAGCACCAGGGGCACCAAGTACTGCACTAGCCACAGGCACGTCTCCACCTGGTG from Vanessa cardui chromosome 1, ilVanCard2.1, whole genome shotgun sequence encodes the following:
- the LOC124532805 gene encoding uncharacterized protein LOC124532805, whose amino-acid sequence is MTKSTKGNLHVVEEIYNQIPAFTDVFSEDTFYIFVAIFVSCTIMVAFILSKFVTIKPVE
- the LOC124532795 gene encoding 39S ribosomal protein L53, mitochondrial, whose translation is MSIPYSGTIRRSGGVVSAIGKQLRGVNLKAAKRITVKFDPFGENVTHTRNFLHYLSSPKIILTNPNCSLKTEIVCDRSEPTIDIALVPSIAETAKINKVTFKSGNLTCLELLQLLNKHISSLAPEDQISTTVQTKLEKKKGKKK